A part of Polynucleobacter sp. MG-Unter2-18 genomic DNA contains:
- a CDS encoding lipocalin family protein encodes MTLFPYSRASLIAILSSLLICLGSSQVLAQQGDQGVKTIATLDVPRYLGTWHEIAKFPNWFQKKCVSNTKAVYSAKPDGNLRVLNSCKTAAGEISEAEGLARQIGGKDSPKLEVRFVPEWLSFLPLVWGDYWVIDLDPQYQLAAVSDPRREYLWVLSRTPQVDPKVYADLLQRLKQQQFDIQKLEITSQKNDGT; translated from the coding sequence ATGACCCTATTTCCATATTCTCGCGCTTCATTGATTGCTATATTGAGTTCACTATTGATTTGCCTTGGATCGTCCCAAGTCCTGGCGCAGCAGGGTGATCAGGGTGTCAAGACCATCGCTACTTTAGATGTTCCTCGTTACCTAGGTACATGGCATGAGATTGCAAAATTCCCAAACTGGTTTCAAAAAAAGTGTGTCTCCAATACCAAAGCGGTTTATAGCGCTAAGCCCGATGGCAATCTTCGGGTCCTCAATAGCTGTAAAACTGCTGCTGGTGAGATTTCAGAGGCAGAGGGTTTGGCTCGCCAAATTGGTGGTAAGGATTCACCCAAATTAGAGGTGCGTTTCGTACCCGAGTGGCTCTCTTTTTTACCCTTAGTGTGGGGTGACTACTGGGTTATTGATTTAGATCCGCAATATCAATTAGCGGCTGTGAGTGACCCTAGAAGAGAATACCTTTGGGTGCTATCAAGAACCCCTCAGGTCGACCCAAAAGTCTATGCTGATTTATTACAGCGCCTAAAGCAACAACAATTTGATATTCAAAAGCTTGAAATCACTTCGCAGAAAAATGACGGTACTTGA
- a CDS encoding GNAT family N-acetyltransferase, translating to MNTSTSFVIKVHMLGDKNHYQIRSIQADDRERIIELFNHLSPDSRYLRFAHAISKLPDDFLDDILHLDYKKEMALLAVITSLTGTEEIIGIARYVTPPNQNACEFSLSVSDNYTTHGVGTHLMLDLIEHAKKNGLQEMIGYVLSKNSRMLHLVSDLGFQTHRQDDDPDFKTVSLPL from the coding sequence ATGAATACATCCACCTCCTTTGTAATCAAGGTCCATATGCTTGGTGATAAGAATCATTACCAGATTCGCTCTATTCAAGCAGATGATCGTGAGCGAATTATTGAGTTATTCAATCACCTTTCGCCCGATAGTCGCTACCTTCGATTTGCCCACGCAATCTCCAAACTTCCAGATGACTTTCTTGATGACATCTTGCACTTAGACTATAAAAAAGAAATGGCATTACTTGCGGTAATCACCAGCCTCACTGGTACTGAGGAGATTATTGGGATTGCACGCTATGTGACGCCGCCCAATCAAAATGCTTGTGAATTCTCCCTGAGCGTGAGTGATAACTACACTACACATGGTGTTGGTACACATTTAATGCTTGATCTCATTGAACACGCCAAAAAGAATGGACTACAAGAAATGATTGGATATGTTTTGAGTAAAAATTCTAGAATGCTTCATCTTGTCTCTGATCTGGGCTTTCAGACTCACAGACAGGATGATGACCCTGACTTTAAAACTGTGAGCCTGCCACTGTGA
- a CDS encoding efflux RND transporter periplasmic adaptor subunit, producing MKQKFTVMTDQLKAWYTQYLAIAKVYVQEWIAVVIKTQNDLYVLTHEWFTAHLPRVAQQYDKSPQWTQKSLFYLPWFCLFLIILNYFNVFDRSPSIKSVQDPNVVIVNTDLRNMITDGRIYTGTFVEELRASGRVDFNELFLSRIGANVTGRVSDILAIPGQRVKQGDILAKITSTELTQSQLSYLKAKSASQLADQAANRARILYKEDVIALAELQRREAEASSARAEFRATNDQLRVQGMDQPSIDRLAKSGVIESINNVIATIPGEIVERKINKGQVVQPADALFTVADLSTLWAVAEIPESNAYLIHKGQKVTLVIPALRNASIEGVVAHVDSIVNPQTRTVVVRMEVPNKDSLIKPGMLATMMIESQPTERLLVPSSAVIREDNHDHVFIREDEDTYRMVTVKLGPEGKGYRPVISGLKDGQEIAVNGAFHLNTERKRQLSGG from the coding sequence ATGAAGCAAAAGTTCACAGTAATGACAGATCAGTTAAAGGCTTGGTATACCCAATACTTGGCGATTGCAAAAGTCTATGTACAAGAATGGATCGCTGTTGTTATCAAAACCCAAAACGATCTATATGTACTGACTCATGAGTGGTTTACCGCCCATTTGCCTCGGGTGGCTCAGCAATATGATAAGAGTCCTCAGTGGACTCAAAAAAGCCTTTTTTATCTTCCGTGGTTTTGTTTGTTTTTGATCATCCTCAATTACTTCAACGTATTTGATCGCAGTCCAAGTATCAAATCTGTTCAAGATCCTAATGTGGTGATCGTGAATACCGACTTACGCAATATGATTACCGACGGACGTATCTATACCGGCACCTTTGTTGAGGAGCTGCGTGCATCTGGCCGTGTTGATTTCAATGAACTATTTCTGTCGCGTATTGGGGCAAATGTCACGGGTCGCGTGTCCGATATTTTGGCGATACCGGGACAGCGTGTTAAGCAGGGTGATATTTTGGCAAAAATTACTTCAACTGAATTGACCCAATCTCAGCTGTCTTACTTGAAGGCAAAGAGTGCTAGTCAGCTGGCTGATCAAGCCGCTAATCGTGCCAGAATTTTATACAAAGAGGATGTAATTGCCTTAGCAGAGCTACAAAGACGCGAGGCTGAAGCGAGTAGTGCAAGGGCAGAGTTTCGAGCCACGAACGACCAATTACGCGTTCAGGGAATGGATCAACCTAGCATTGATCGTTTGGCTAAATCAGGTGTGATTGAATCAATCAATAATGTCATCGCAACCATCCCTGGTGAAATTGTTGAGCGCAAAATTAATAAGGGGCAGGTAGTTCAACCTGCTGATGCTTTATTTACAGTTGCTGACTTAAGTACTCTTTGGGCTGTTGCGGAGATTCCAGAGAGTAATGCCTACCTTATTCATAAGGGTCAGAAAGTAACCTTAGTTATTCCGGCCTTAAGAAATGCATCAATTGAGGGTGTTGTTGCTCACGTCGATTCGATCGTCAACCCGCAAACACGCACAGTTGTCGTCAGAATGGAAGTGCCCAATAAAGATAGCCTTATCAAGCCAGGCATGTTGGCAACCATGATGATTGAGAGCCAGCCTACTGAGCGATTACTAGTTCCCTCTAGCGCGGTGATTCGTGAAGATAATCATGATCACGTATTTATTCGTGAGGATGAAGATACCTATCGGATGGTCACGGTTAAATTAGGTCCAGAGGGCAAGGGCTATCGCCCAGTCATTTCCGGCCTGAAGGATGGTCAGGAAATCGCCGTTAATGGTGCCTTTCACTTAAATACGGAACGCAAGAGACAGTTGAGTGGTGGTTAG
- a CDS encoding isochorismatase family protein, with protein sequence MNQSNQIHSENSILILIDLQGRLMPAIDQGEAVLKQCIRTAQIAQLLEIPIIGTEQSPNSLGSNLDSIQSFCNKTIEKEHFNACADGLTAAIPDNRQQCILMGCETHVCLMQTALNLIDEGYDVSVVVDGVGSRRALDKQIALDRLNIAGARLITAEMLGFEWLKTAQNPVFKEVLALLK encoded by the coding sequence GTGAACCAATCCAACCAAATCCACTCAGAAAATTCAATCCTCATCTTGATCGATTTACAGGGGCGTTTGATGCCTGCGATCGATCAAGGTGAAGCAGTGCTCAAGCAATGTATTCGCACTGCTCAAATTGCCCAATTACTCGAGATTCCGATTATTGGTACAGAGCAAAGTCCGAATAGTTTAGGAAGTAATCTCGATTCTATTCAGTCTTTTTGCAATAAAACCATTGAGAAAGAGCACTTCAATGCCTGCGCTGACGGCCTGACTGCCGCCATTCCTGATAATCGCCAACAGTGCATTCTGATGGGATGCGAAACCCACGTTTGCTTAATGCAAACTGCGCTTAATCTCATTGATGAGGGCTACGATGTTTCCGTAGTGGTAGACGGAGTTGGCTCACGCCGGGCACTCGATAAGCAAATTGCACTTGATCGACTAAACATTGCTGGAGCACGACTTATTACGGCGGAGATGCTCGGATTTGAGTGGCTAAAGACAGCGCAAAATCCCGTCTTCAAAGAAGTTCTAGCGCTACTAAAATAA
- a CDS encoding peptidylprolyl isomerase, with translation MKSLSIPYLVSLVMALGLSTAAYSQNALPVNAAASVNGVIISNDVVEQGIQAALAQGQKDSPELRNAVLGKIIEISLLSQQAEKDGLANSDRANSQLALIRQNYLADLELSTYMSKNPVSDADVQAEYNREIATLGSQGMIVEYKVSDIAVATEADAQAALARIKKGESFDKVAKSVSLAPNKVQGGAVGWVQAGQTLPQIAAVLMALSKGQVSPAPIQMSQGWYLIKLEDKKSSKPPTYEQAKEVIRNGLMQKKQFEFLSQLRQGANIVVR, from the coding sequence ATGAAATCCCTATCCATTCCTTATCTCGTAAGTCTTGTAATGGCCTTAGGGCTTTCAACAGCGGCATATTCTCAGAATGCATTACCCGTGAATGCTGCCGCTTCCGTTAATGGTGTGATCATCAGCAATGATGTTGTTGAGCAAGGTATTCAAGCGGCATTAGCACAGGGTCAAAAAGATTCTCCAGAGCTTCGTAATGCAGTTTTAGGAAAAATAATTGAAATCTCACTCCTTTCTCAGCAGGCTGAGAAAGATGGGTTAGCTAACTCTGATAGAGCTAATAGTCAACTGGCTTTAATTCGCCAAAATTATTTGGCAGACTTAGAGTTATCTACTTATATGTCCAAAAATCCCGTAAGCGATGCTGATGTCCAAGCTGAATATAACCGTGAGATTGCCACTCTAGGATCGCAGGGCATGATTGTGGAATATAAGGTGAGTGATATTGCTGTTGCCACTGAGGCTGACGCACAAGCTGCACTGGCCAGAATCAAAAAAGGTGAGTCCTTCGATAAAGTGGCTAAGAGCGTTTCGCTCGCGCCAAATAAGGTTCAAGGTGGAGCAGTGGGTTGGGTGCAGGCCGGACAAACTCTGCCACAGATTGCTGCTGTTCTCATGGCTTTATCTAAGGGCCAGGTTTCCCCTGCGCCGATTCAGATGTCACAGGGGTGGTACTTAATAAAGCTGGAAGATAAAAAATCTAGCAAGCCCCCAACCTATGAGCAAGCTAAAGAAGTTATTCGTAATGGCTTGATGCAGAAGAAACAGTTTGAATTCCTCTCGCAGTTGCGTCAGGGTGCGAATATCGTCGTACGCTAA
- a CDS encoding SDR family oxidoreductase, with protein MEHTVLVTGATAGFGEATARRFLAHGHQVIALGRRVERLEALKASLPAEQQKKLLTLAVDVCDSAKVDGLAATLPAEFAKVTVLVNNAGLALGLEPAHQAFLADWDRMIDTNIKGLVHMTRAFLPGMVERKCGHVINLGSVAASYPYPGGNVYGGTKAFVQQFSLNLRADLIGTPVRVTCVEPGMCSGTEFSNVRFKGDDSKADKVYTGVKALSADDVAEAIYWSANLPSHMNINLLELMPVQQAFNPFHIHRGEL; from the coding sequence ATGGAACATACCGTTTTAGTCACCGGCGCTACTGCTGGCTTTGGAGAGGCAACTGCGAGACGATTCTTAGCGCATGGCCATCAAGTAATTGCGCTAGGCAGAAGAGTTGAGCGCCTAGAGGCTCTAAAGGCATCTCTTCCAGCAGAGCAGCAGAAAAAATTACTCACTTTAGCTGTTGATGTTTGCGATAGCGCAAAGGTGGATGGACTCGCAGCCACACTACCAGCCGAATTTGCTAAGGTGACAGTGCTAGTGAATAACGCTGGATTGGCTTTAGGTCTTGAGCCAGCACATCAAGCTTTTCTTGCGGATTGGGATCGAATGATTGATACCAATATCAAGGGGCTAGTACATATGACGCGCGCTTTTTTACCGGGAATGGTGGAGCGCAAGTGTGGACATGTGATTAATCTAGGCTCAGTGGCGGCAAGTTACCCCTATCCAGGAGGCAATGTTTACGGAGGTACTAAAGCCTTTGTTCAGCAATTTAGCTTAAATCTCAGGGCAGATTTAATTGGCACACCAGTACGCGTTACTTGCGTTGAGCCAGGGATGTGCTCTGGAACTGAGTTTTCGAATGTGCGCTTTAAGGGTGATGATAGTAAGGCCGATAAGGTCTACACCGGAGTGAAAGCATTAAGTGCGGATGATGTAGCAGAGGCTATTTATTGGTCTGCTAACTTACCAAGCCATATGAATATTAATTTATTAGAACTCATGCCAGTGCAACAGGCCTTCAATCCTTTCCATATTCACCGTGGTGAACTTTAA
- a CDS encoding TolC family protein: MNRLSSALIFVVCILFIGGVSAQGQKPLSLNELIGMALESSPQVLGARDQSKAIKGQLSSARAIPNPEFEMNTGQQRSATGPLTTGNVSSWSVTQPLDMPYTRYPRVNAAEANVRAAEATRIAFEIEMISRVQQRFYELMRRDAELKAAQEDLGLTKQIRDRMQIRYDVGDTARFELIRAQTEFLNAQINTESSKLRVEQAKGQLRQVVGHSLPPDYEVLSQPLKMEPLPPLPILLNELNAQSPELQKAKAEVEATESKLSFEQNSRLPRLSIKAQQYNDPNFTDRLYGLVVSIPIWDFKGGQIAEAEANASKARNQLNAQSQSLEQQLETAYKLYQMTSYQVKILDQEVVQLASSARRIAEVSYRYGERGMLEYLDAQRTFRVARNDLIKARFDLASVVTEIQRLRATPEWIAKIESGKQ; the protein is encoded by the coding sequence ATGAATCGCCTAAGTTCTGCGCTGATCTTTGTGGTTTGCATCCTATTTATAGGAGGAGTGAGTGCACAAGGTCAAAAACCACTTTCACTCAATGAGCTGATTGGAATGGCCCTAGAGTCCAGTCCTCAGGTACTAGGCGCAAGAGATCAATCTAAGGCGATTAAGGGACAACTCTCTTCGGCTCGCGCGATTCCAAATCCTGAGTTTGAAATGAACACTGGACAACAAAGGTCAGCAACTGGTCCGTTGACTACGGGTAATGTGTCATCGTGGTCAGTGACTCAGCCTTTGGATATGCCATATACCCGCTATCCCAGGGTAAATGCTGCTGAAGCAAATGTCCGTGCTGCGGAGGCCACTCGTATTGCTTTTGAAATCGAAATGATTTCTAGGGTGCAACAACGCTTTTATGAATTGATGCGTCGCGATGCAGAATTAAAAGCTGCCCAAGAAGATTTAGGTTTGACGAAGCAAATTCGTGATCGCATGCAAATTCGTTATGACGTCGGTGATACCGCACGATTTGAATTGATTCGCGCGCAAACTGAATTTTTGAATGCGCAAATTAATACTGAATCAAGTAAGTTGAGGGTTGAGCAGGCCAAGGGCCAGCTTAGGCAGGTAGTGGGACATAGCTTGCCGCCGGACTATGAGGTACTTTCGCAACCCTTAAAGATGGAGCCATTACCTCCCTTACCGATACTACTCAATGAGCTTAATGCGCAAAGCCCTGAGTTGCAGAAGGCAAAGGCGGAGGTCGAGGCAACTGAGTCAAAGCTGAGTTTTGAGCAGAACTCTCGCTTACCCCGACTCTCCATTAAAGCCCAGCAATATAACGACCCTAACTTTACTGATCGCCTTTATGGCTTAGTGGTAAGTATTCCTATTTGGGATTTTAAGGGTGGTCAGATAGCGGAGGCAGAGGCTAATGCTTCCAAAGCTAGGAACCAATTAAATGCCCAAAGTCAAAGTCTGGAGCAGCAGTTAGAGACTGCTTATAAGCTTTACCAAATGACAAGTTATCAGGTAAAAATATTGGATCAAGAGGTTGTTCAGTTGGCTTCGAGTGCAAGACGGATTGCTGAAGTTTCTTACCGTTATGGTGAGCGCGGCATGCTCGAGTATTTGGATGCGCAAAGAACATTTAGAGTGGCTCGTAATGATTTGATCAAGGCTCGCTTTGATTTAGCTTCAGTTGTTACGGAGATTCAGCGTTTAAGAGCAACCCCAGAGTGGATTGCAAAAATTGAGAGTGGAAAGCAATGA
- a CDS encoding phasin family protein: MSKNPFDLGGMANQTKGMKAAQAVGQVALTSAQEIAQLNQRAAQELSSRMQAKVAELMKTQDPKAAFDYVHAEVLQDAAKEVAEYQSQLFQALASGNKELSKIAEAMIKESQHDLIHFVNEATQNSPAGAEPYTSIFKASFNSTLENFELIRAAMTDSFSSLEKNMTSMNQSSAGQKTGSALKPKK, encoded by the coding sequence ATGAGTAAAAATCCATTTGATTTAGGCGGAATGGCAAATCAGACCAAAGGTATGAAGGCTGCTCAGGCGGTTGGCCAGGTAGCGCTAACTAGTGCTCAGGAGATTGCTCAATTAAATCAGCGTGCTGCACAAGAGCTCTCCTCTCGAATGCAAGCCAAAGTAGCAGAGCTGATGAAAACGCAGGATCCTAAGGCAGCATTTGATTATGTCCATGCAGAGGTATTGCAGGACGCTGCTAAAGAGGTGGCCGAGTATCAGTCCCAGCTCTTTCAAGCCTTGGCAAGCGGAAATAAAGAGTTGTCAAAAATTGCTGAGGCAATGATCAAAGAGTCTCAACATGACTTAATTCATTTTGTGAATGAGGCAACACAAAACTCTCCTGCTGGTGCTGAGCCATACACCTCAATATTTAAAGCCTCCTTTAATAGCACCCTTGAGAATTTTGAATTAATTCGAGCGGCTATGACAGATTCATTTTCAAGCCTTGAGAAGAATATGACGAGCATGAATCAGTCTTCAGCCGGGCAGAAAACTGGCTCTGCACTAAAACCTAAAAAGTAA
- a CDS encoding MBL fold metallo-hydrolase, with translation MTVLEKRIGNYLLPPGIEIFERGWLSANNVLLFSEEDVSLVDSGYCAHQQLTVDLVTHALQQHHLETLNKVVNTHLHSDHCGGNAVLSEAFDCEIWIPEAEAIAVRDWNEDLLSFQKLGQECPSFTHHALLVPGEEIILGPYRWQILAAPGHDNHSIMLYQEQHQILISADALWEEGFGVIFPELWGEGGFEEVAQTLELIESLSVALVIPGHGKPFTDVRKSIEIAKSRLDYLSSDADRNARHGAKVLLKYKLLEWRSQKLAEVNQWIAGTPVLESIRKQLNMSSEDFQVWLAEALVKSKAAAVQKDHLVNLG, from the coding sequence ATGACGGTACTTGAAAAGCGTATCGGCAATTACTTGCTCCCACCCGGAATTGAAATTTTCGAGCGCGGGTGGTTATCAGCAAACAATGTATTGCTTTTCAGTGAGGAAGATGTATCGCTAGTTGATAGTGGTTACTGCGCACACCAGCAGCTGACTGTGGATCTAGTCACTCATGCGCTTCAGCAACATCACTTGGAAACGCTAAATAAAGTAGTGAACACTCATCTGCACTCAGATCACTGTGGTGGTAACGCAGTCTTATCAGAGGCATTTGATTGTGAGATATGGATACCAGAAGCAGAGGCAATCGCCGTACGAGACTGGAATGAGGATTTACTGAGCTTTCAGAAATTGGGGCAAGAATGTCCAAGCTTCACGCATCATGCCCTGCTTGTGCCTGGCGAAGAAATTATCTTGGGACCTTATCGCTGGCAAATTCTGGCAGCCCCTGGCCATGACAACCATTCAATCATGTTGTACCAAGAGCAGCATCAAATCTTGATCTCGGCTGATGCGCTATGGGAGGAGGGCTTTGGAGTCATCTTTCCTGAGCTCTGGGGTGAGGGTGGTTTTGAGGAGGTAGCGCAGACCTTAGAGTTGATTGAGAGCCTCTCTGTTGCCTTGGTTATTCCTGGGCATGGCAAACCTTTTACGGATGTCAGGAAGTCCATTGAGATTGCAAAATCGCGCCTCGATTACCTCTCAAGTGATGCTGACCGCAATGCACGTCATGGTGCTAAGGTCCTCCTGAAGTACAAGCTGTTGGAATGGCGTAGTCAGAAGTTGGCAGAGGTCAATCAGTGGATTGCAGGTACGCCTGTATTGGAAAGTATTCGCAAGCAGCTCAATATGAGCAGTGAAGATTTTCAAGTTTGGTTGGCAGAGGCTTTAGTGAAATCGAAAGCAGCTGCTGTCCAGAAAGATCATTTGGTAAATCTAGGTTAA
- a CDS encoding DUF2889 domain-containing protein gives MLSTPAPRNPLHTREITFQGFAREDGLWDIEAHLRDFKFQPFTTGGKTWEPGQAFHDMWVRISVNTELVIQAIEVAMDSHPHPECPQVIPPMDALIGVRIGKGWRKTINEHLGGIKGCTHLRELLSNVATAAFQSIPGALFDPDDNKPPLYLGTCKSWDFDGPVVMRVYPKFYKWKPTV, from the coding sequence ATGCTCTCAACCCCTGCACCCAGAAATCCCCTTCATACTCGTGAAATTACTTTTCAGGGCTTCGCTCGAGAAGATGGTCTATGGGATATTGAAGCGCATTTGCGAGATTTTAAATTTCAGCCATTTACTACTGGCGGAAAAACCTGGGAACCAGGCCAAGCTTTCCACGATATGTGGGTTCGTATTAGCGTCAATACTGAATTAGTGATTCAAGCAATTGAAGTAGCCATGGATAGCCATCCCCACCCAGAATGCCCGCAAGTAATACCCCCAATGGATGCGCTGATTGGAGTGCGCATTGGCAAGGGTTGGCGCAAAACGATCAATGAACATCTTGGAGGCATTAAGGGGTGTACTCATTTACGCGAACTTCTCAGCAATGTTGCCACCGCTGCATTTCAGTCTATTCCAGGTGCATTATTTGACCCGGATGACAACAAACCACCACTCTATTTGGGAACTTGTAAATCTTGGGATTTTGATGGACCAGTAGTCATGCGCGTCTATCCCAAGTTTTACAAATGGAAACCGACAGTCTAA
- a CDS encoding pseudouridine synthase: MAKPISLEKILFSQGFGTRRYCSDLVYADLVKVNGVPADDPEERIATEGLMLNVEGKDWEFHEKAYIAFNKPPNYECSHKTTHHPSVYSLLPKPFVERGLQCVGRLDFDTTGLILISDDGQFIHKMTTPKKNIGKVYEITTPEPITQKQIDHLLTGVVLDDDPKPCFATACKQLGENVLGMTIVEGRYHQVKRMMAAVGNHVAKLHRTEIGQYIMPVDLAEGEWRWLYPDDLQKLSQSVGAPNV, translated from the coding sequence ATGGCCAAACCAATTTCTCTCGAAAAAATACTATTTAGCCAAGGCTTTGGTACCAGGCGCTATTGCAGCGATTTAGTCTATGCCGACCTAGTCAAGGTTAATGGTGTTCCGGCAGATGATCCAGAGGAGCGCATTGCTACCGAAGGGTTAATGCTTAACGTAGAGGGCAAAGATTGGGAGTTTCATGAAAAAGCTTATATCGCGTTTAATAAGCCGCCAAACTATGAGTGCTCTCATAAAACTACGCATCATCCCAGCGTCTACAGTTTATTGCCCAAACCTTTTGTAGAAAGAGGCTTGCAATGTGTCGGGCGCTTAGACTTTGATACTACTGGCTTAATTTTGATATCAGATGATGGCCAGTTTATTCACAAGATGACTACACCCAAGAAAAACATTGGCAAGGTTTACGAGATCACGACTCCTGAGCCCATCACCCAAAAGCAGATTGATCATTTATTAACGGGAGTTGTTTTGGATGATGATCCAAAGCCCTGTTTTGCTACAGCATGCAAGCAGCTTGGAGAGAATGTGTTAGGAATGACGATTGTTGAGGGTCGTTATCATCAAGTAAAAAGAATGATGGCTGCGGTAGGTAATCATGTTGCCAAGTTACACCGTACCGAAATCGGACAATACATCATGCCAGTAGATTTGGCTGAGGGTGAGTGGCGTTGGCTTTACCCGGATGATTTACAGAAACTATCTCAGAGTGTAGGAGCTCCCAATGTCTAA
- a CDS encoding 4a-hydroxytetrahydrobiopterin dehydratase → MSKPNLLAQDFDFAKVLPEWRVNLDTQELERVFVFKDFKSAFEFMTLCADFAEQLDHHPDWSNAWNKVSVRLSTHSMKALTELDITMACAMDQFAFKVSA, encoded by the coding sequence ATGTCTAAACCCAATCTACTTGCTCAAGATTTCGATTTTGCAAAAGTGTTACCTGAGTGGCGGGTAAATCTGGATACTCAAGAGCTAGAGCGGGTGTTTGTATTTAAGGACTTTAAGAGCGCTTTTGAATTCATGACGCTGTGTGCAGATTTCGCTGAGCAGTTAGATCATCACCCAGACTGGTCAAACGCTTGGAATAAAGTATCGGTGCGATTGAGCACCCATTCCATGAAGGCCTTAACCGAGCTAGACATCACCATGGCATGCGCCATGGATCAGTTCGCCTTTAAAGTCTCAGCTTAG